One genomic window of Anaerolineae bacterium includes the following:
- a CDS encoding response regulator, giving the protein RDITRELQLEEQYLQAQKMQAVGQLTAGIAHDFNNLLTAINGFAELAQSRREPNQAYQDMLDKILRSGRRAADLVKQLMAFSRKQVLESQVVNLNAVVTDIEKMLQRIIGEHITLKTAPAPDLGLVKVDPAQFQQVIVNLAVNARDAMPDGGCLTIETANVTLDENYTAEHLEMQPGEYVLLTVSDNGFGMSAAVKARIFEPFFTTKEPGQGTGLGLATVFGIVKQSGGYIWVYSEEGLGATFKIYLPRIHQAAGHVSFSESTQDLPVGTETVLVVEDDAGVREFITRSLNQQGYAMLEAADGREAMRLVQNHRGAIHLLLTDVIMPGANGKTLAAELGQICPGLKILFMSGYTNAALAQHGVLEPGIAFLPKPFTTLGLARKVREVLDVA; this is encoded by the coding sequence CGCGACATCACCCGCGAACTACAACTGGAAGAACAGTATCTCCAGGCGCAAAAGATGCAAGCCGTTGGTCAATTGACCGCCGGTATCGCCCACGACTTTAACAATTTGTTGACGGCCATCAACGGTTTTGCCGAGTTGGCCCAATCCAGGAGGGAGCCTAACCAGGCTTACCAGGACATGTTGGACAAGATTCTACGCTCAGGCCGGCGCGCCGCCGATCTGGTGAAGCAACTGATGGCTTTCTCCCGCAAACAAGTTTTAGAATCTCAAGTTGTGAATCTTAATGCGGTTGTGACCGATATAGAAAAGATGTTGCAGCGCATCATTGGCGAGCACATCACCTTGAAGACGGCGCCTGCGCCCGATTTAGGGTTGGTCAAAGTGGACCCCGCCCAATTTCAACAGGTCATCGTCAATTTGGCCGTCAATGCCCGCGATGCCATGCCGGATGGCGGTTGCCTGACCATTGAAACGGCCAACGTGACCTTGGACGAAAACTATACGGCTGAACATCTGGAGATGCAGCCGGGCGAATACGTGTTGCTGACGGTCAGCGACAACGGCTTTGGCATGAGCGCGGCGGTTAAGGCGCGCATCTTTGAGCCATTTTTTACAACCAAAGAGCCGGGTCAGGGCACCGGCTTGGGGTTAGCTACAGTTTTTGGCATTGTCAAACAGAGCGGCGGTTATATTTGGGTTTACAGCGAAGAGGGCCTTGGCGCCACCTTCAAGATTTACCTGCCGCGCATCCACCAAGCAGCCGGCCATGTGTCTTTTTCTGAATCTACTCAAGATTTGCCGGTTGGAACAGAGACGGTTTTGGTGGTTGAAGATGATGCCGGGGTGCGCGAGTTTATTACCCGCAGCCTGAATCAGCAAGGTTATGCCATGTTAGAGGCGGCCGATGGCCGCGAAGCGATGCGCCTGGTTCAAAACCACCGGGGAGCGATTCATCTTTTGTTGACCGACGTGATTATGCCCGGCGCCAACGGCAAAACCCTGGCCGCCGAACTGGGGCAAATCTGCCCCGGCCTGAAGATACTGTTTATGTCCGGTTATACCAACGCTGCCCTTGCCCAGCATGGCGTGTTAGAGCCAGGGATCGCCTTTTTGCCCAAGCCTTTTACAACCTTGGGCTTGGCCCGCAAGGTGCGCGAGGTGCTGGATGTGGCTTAA
- a CDS encoding carbohydrate binding domain-containing protein has product MHKIQLKRLLLLALFFVFPACTLQSNELSKPNSAAGLNGSFETTDSGYPINWAFGPNPESGDIFQVSVDPTKAQAGNQSLKLTTNQGDRTVGCRSREIPIQPGKTYKLSFSMQNAGCTLKVNRIIQDASGKTNLRSKIIAHTSTPTSDWKTFAETLVASAGEAQVILIFLVDGPGTIWLDEVKVEEVLD; this is encoded by the coding sequence ATGCATAAAATACAATTGAAGCGCCTTTTGCTTCTGGCCTTGTTTTTTGTATTCCCGGCTTGTACGCTTCAGAGTAATGAGCTATCCAAACCAAATAGCGCCGCAGGACTTAACGGCAGTTTTGAAACCACTGACTCCGGCTACCCCATTAATTGGGCCTTTGGCCCAAATCCGGAATCTGGTGACATTTTCCAGGTTTCTGTTGACCCAACCAAAGCCCAGGCCGGGAATCAGTCGCTTAAGCTTACTACCAATCAGGGCGATAGAACGGTAGGCTGCCGCAGCCGCGAAATTCCTATCCAACCGGGAAAGACATACAAGCTTTCTTTTTCTATGCAGAACGCTGGATGTACCCTAAAGGTCAATCGTATCATCCAGGATGCATCAGGAAAAACCAATTTACGTTCAAAGATTATTGCGCACACGTCTACCCCCACCAGTGATTGGAAAACATTTGCCGAAACATTGGTAGCGTCCGCCGGTGAGGCCCAGGTGATTTTGATTTTTTTGGTTGATGGGCCGGGCACAATCTGGCTTGATGAGGTTAAAGTTGAAGAAGTTTTAGATTAG
- a CDS encoding acyltransferase family protein: MPTHESVTSNPQSNKPARRHDIDWLRVLAVLLLIIFHTARIFDIWEPFYAKNSQTSVSLTYLFISSIFVWHMPLFFLLAGASTWFALQFRSGQQYALERFKRLLLPFIFGLLALAPPQAYVGALTYGYFEGSFFEYYPLFFQIGPTGDLTGYMGGFTPGHLWFILFLFVLALAGLPLFLWLKQESGRRQINRLANFFAHPGMIYLPALPLVVTLALPDLGGKNPFYYFVFFTYGYVLMADARFKQIVARHKGLALLLGPVALVAVLMAEILLGPSTGWLNLAANIYFPTMGSWCCLIALLGYGQKYLNFTNRFLQYAGEGAYAFYILHQTVIIVIGYYVTQWDLGVWPKFLIIVVAALLATTLVYDLLVRRANMTRFLFGMKPRPKGSIRPAIGHPAPANLGDIASPKL; the protein is encoded by the coding sequence ATGCCAACGCACGAATCAGTAACTTCAAACCCTCAATCAAACAAACCCGCAAGACGCCACGACATTGATTGGCTGCGGGTGCTGGCGGTATTGCTGCTCATCATCTTTCATACCGCCCGTATCTTTGATATTTGGGAACCTTTTTATGCCAAAAATAGCCAAACCAGTGTTAGCCTGACCTACCTCTTCATCAGCAGCATCTTTGTTTGGCACATGCCGCTGTTTTTTTTGCTGGCCGGCGCCTCAACCTGGTTTGCCTTGCAATTTCGGAGCGGCCAACAGTATGCGTTAGAACGTTTTAAGCGGCTGTTGTTGCCTTTTATTTTTGGGCTGTTGGCGCTGGCGCCGCCGCAAGCCTATGTTGGGGCGCTCACCTATGGTTATTTTGAGGGATCATTTTTTGAATATTACCCCCTGTTTTTCCAAATTGGTCCTACCGGCGACTTGACCGGCTATATGGGCGGCTTTACCCCCGGCCACTTGTGGTTCATTCTCTTTTTGTTTGTTTTAGCCCTGGCCGGGTTGCCCCTTTTTCTCTGGCTCAAACAAGAAAGTGGCCGGCGCCAAATCAACCGGCTGGCCAATTTCTTCGCCCACCCCGGAATGATCTATTTGCCGGCGCTGCCCCTGGTGGTAACCCTGGCCTTACCCGACCTTGGCGGCAAGAACCCCTTCTACTATTTTGTCTTTTTTACCTATGGTTATGTCCTGATGGCGGATGCACGCTTTAAGCAGATAGTGGCCCGGCACAAGGGCCTGGCCCTGCTCTTGGGGCCGGTGGCCCTGGTGGCCGTGCTGATGGCCGAGATTTTGCTGGGGCCTAGCACCGGCTGGCTCAACCTAGCGGCCAATATCTATTTTCCCACTATGGGCAGTTGGTGCTGCCTGATTGCGCTGCTGGGTTATGGTCAAAAATATCTAAACTTTACCAACCGATTTTTGCAATATGCCGGCGAAGGAGCTTATGCCTTTTACATTCTGCACCAAACGGTCATCATTGTTATTGGGTATTACGTAACGCAGTGGGACCTTGGCGTATGGCCCAAATTTTTGATCATCGTCGTAGCCGCCCTGCTGGCCACTACCCTTGTTTATGATCTCCTGGTCAGGCGCGCCAACATGACCCGCTTCCTGTTTGGCATGAAACCCCGGCCCAAGGGGTCTATAAGGCCGGCCATAGGCCACCCTGCGCCGGCAAATCTGGGGGACATCGCTTCGCCAAAGTTGTAG
- the lon gene encoding endopeptidase La translates to MDLFEQESLPSIAADEVDLPLLPVRDTVVFPRMLTPLFVGRDRSMLALEAALAEGSEMIVVAQRNIDVEEPVIDDLYTVGTDVVVGRMLKIPDGSMNILVQGQQRVKIIEFTQQDPFFRVRVQRLDEEAEKTLSSEALMRAVLALFEKCVQLNRNIPDDAYIAAMNIDEPGWLADMVSSVMDFKVEQRQQILDSADPTARLQHLSIMLAQELDVLELESHIQDQVQQEVDKGQREHFLREQIRVIQNELGELDFQTAEINELRQKLAGIELPEQVKTKVEKELNRLAAMPPAAPEVGIIRTYLDWLIEVPWFKTTEDSQDINHVAKVLNDHHYGIPKVKERILEHIAVKQRAGDRMRTPILCFVGPPGTGKTSLGRSIAEALGREFVRFSLGGIHDEAEIRGHRRTYIGALPGRLIQYMRRAGTINPVFMLDEIDKLGADFRGDPGAALLEALDPEHNNNFTDHYLELPYDLSKVFFITTANILDPIPPALRDRTEVIEFSGYIEEEKLQIARQFLIPRQIEEHGLGDVALKITDSAVQGIIREYTYEAGVRNLERDIGQICRKLTRRLAEQKTNPKTITRQSLAKYLGPPRFTEQLAEKDDEVGVATGIAYTEAGGDIMPVEVTLMPGKGQLTLTGQLGEIMQESAQAALSFARAHAKEYDIKPSFFESYDIHLHVPEGAIPKDGPSAGVTMATALVSALSNAKVRHDVAMTGEITLRGNILPIGGLKEKILAAHRAGITTVIAPSRNKKDLVDVPKKVQRELNIIFADKLEEVLKTSLIAPPKKKRSKSAAAS, encoded by the coding sequence ATGGATCTCTTTGAACAAGAATCTCTACCCTCAATAGCTGCTGACGAAGTAGATTTACCCCTGTTGCCGGTGCGCGACACGGTGGTTTTTCCCCGCATGTTGACGCCTCTTTTTGTGGGGCGCGATCGCTCGATGCTGGCCCTGGAGGCGGCGCTGGCCGAAGGCAGCGAAATGATTGTGGTGGCCCAGCGTAACATTGATGTGGAAGAGCCGGTTATTGACGACCTCTACACGGTGGGCACTGACGTGGTGGTGGGCCGCATGTTAAAAATACCCGACGGCAGCATGAATATCCTGGTTCAGGGCCAACAACGGGTAAAAATTATTGAATTTACGCAACAAGACCCCTTTTTTAGAGTTCGGGTGCAGCGCCTGGATGAAGAAGCAGAAAAAACCCTTTCTTCCGAAGCCCTGATGCGGGCTGTTTTGGCCCTCTTTGAAAAATGCGTGCAACTGAATCGTAACATTCCCGACGATGCCTATATTGCGGCCATGAACATAGATGAACCGGGCTGGCTGGCCGATATGGTCTCCTCGGTGATGGACTTTAAGGTGGAACAGCGCCAGCAAATTTTAGATTCGGCCGATCCCACGGCCCGGCTCCAGCACTTGAGCATTATGCTGGCCCAAGAATTGGACGTGTTAGAACTGGAGTCGCATATCCAGGACCAGGTGCAGCAAGAAGTGGACAAAGGCCAACGCGAGCACTTTTTACGGGAGCAGATCCGGGTCATTCAAAATGAGTTGGGCGAACTGGATTTTCAAACCGCCGAGATCAATGAACTGCGCCAGAAATTGGCCGGTATCGAATTGCCGGAACAGGTCAAGACCAAGGTAGAAAAAGAACTCAACCGCCTGGCCGCCATGCCTCCGGCGGCCCCTGAAGTGGGGATCATTCGCACTTACCTGGATTGGCTCATTGAAGTGCCCTGGTTCAAAACCACAGAAGACAGCCAGGACATTAACCACGTGGCCAAAGTATTAAACGATCATCATTACGGCATCCCCAAAGTGAAAGAGCGGATCCTGGAACACATTGCCGTTAAGCAGCGGGCCGGCGACAGGATGCGCACGCCTATTTTGTGTTTTGTCGGCCCGCCCGGCACGGGCAAAACCTCCCTGGGGCGTTCGATTGCCGAGGCCCTGGGGCGTGAATTTGTCCGGTTTAGCCTGGGCGGCATTCACGACGAGGCCGAAATCAGGGGCCACCGCCGCACTTACATTGGCGCTTTGCCCGGCCGCCTCATCCAATACATGCGCCGGGCGGGCACAATCAACCCCGTTTTTATGTTGGATGAAATTGACAAACTGGGCGCTGACTTTCGGGGCGACCCCGGCGCCGCCCTGCTGGAAGCCCTGGACCCCGAACACAACAACAACTTTACCGACCATTACCTGGAACTGCCCTACGACCTTTCTAAAGTTTTTTTTATCACTACCGCCAATATCTTAGACCCCATTCCCCCGGCCCTGCGCGACCGGACAGAGGTGATTGAATTTTCGGGCTATATTGAAGAGGAAAAACTGCAAATTGCCCGCCAATTTCTCATCCCCCGCCAAATTGAGGAGCATGGCCTGGGCGACGTGGCCCTGAAAATAACCGACAGCGCGGTACAGGGCATTATCCGTGAATACACCTACGAGGCCGGCGTGCGCAACCTGGAGCGAGACATTGGGCAGATTTGTCGCAAGCTGACCCGCCGGTTGGCCGAACAAAAAACAAACCCCAAAACCATTACCCGGCAATCATTAGCCAAATATTTGGGGCCGCCCCGTTTTACCGAACAACTGGCCGAAAAAGACGACGAAGTGGGCGTGGCCACCGGCATTGCCTACACCGAAGCCGGGGGCGATATTATGCCGGTGGAAGTCACCCTCATGCCGGGCAAAGGCCAATTAACCCTAACCGGCCAATTAGGTGAGATAATGCAAGAATCGGCCCAGGCCGCGCTTTCTTTTGCCCGCGCCCACGCCAAAGAATACGACATCAAACCCTCCTTTTTTGAGAGTTACGATATTCACCTGCACGTGCCCGAAGGCGCTATTCCCAAAGATGGCCCCAGCGCCGGCGTGACCATGGCCACGGCCCTTGTTTCGGCGCTCTCCAACGCCAAAGTGCGCCACGATGTGGCCATGACGGGCGAGATTACGCTGCGGGGAAATATCTTGCCCATCGGCGGCCTCAAAGAAAAGATTTTGGCGGCGCATCGGGCGGGCATTACCACCGTCATTGCTCCCTCTCGCAATAAAAAGGATTTGGTTGACGTGCCCAAAAAAGTGCAGCGCGAGTTGAACATTATTTTTGCCGACAAGCTGGAAGAAGTGTTAAAAACCTCGCTGATTGCCCCCCCCAAGAAAAAACGAAGCAAGAGTGCGGCCGCGTCCTAA